In the Butyricicoccus intestinisimiae genome, TAGCCTTCATTATTCTTCACCAGCCTTCTCTTCACGCTTGACGAACTTGGTCTTGATCGGCAGCTTATGGGATGCCAGACGCAGTGCCTCACGAGCTACTTCCTCGGAAACGCCTGCGATCTCGAACATTACGCGACCCGGCTTAACAACTGCTACCCAGTACTCCGGAGCGCCCTTACCGGAACCCATTCGACTGCCAAGCGGCTTCTTGGAAACCGGCTTGTCCGGGAAAATCTTAATCCAAACCTGACCGCCACGCTTGGTGTAACGGGTCATGGCAACACGGGCTGCCTCGATCTGGTTGGAGGTGATCCAGCACGGCTCAGTTGCCTGCAGGCCAAACTCGCCATGGGATACCTTATTGCCGCGAAGAGCCTTGCCCTTCATGCGGCCTCTGTGTACTCTGCGGTACTTTACTCTCTTCGGGAGAAGCATTAGCGGTTGCCTCCTTCCTGTCTGTCCTGTCTCTGACGGCGGTAGCCACCACGGCGATCGCGGCGGTCACGGCGGTCTCTGCGGTCACGGCGATCGAATGCCGGCTTCGGAGCCTCAATGTTGCGGTTCAGACGCGGGCCGCCCTGCAGGACTTCGCCCTTGTAGATCCAAACCTTAACGCCGATCTTACCGTAGGTGGTGTTTGCCTCAGCAAAACCATAATCAATGTCTGCACGCAGGGTCTGCAGCGGGATGGTGCCCTCATGATAGGACTCGCTGCGAGCGATCTCGGCGCCGTTCAGACGGCCGCCGCACTTGATCTTGATGCCCTTTGCGCCCATGCGCATTGCGCGACCCATGCACTGCTTCATTGCACGGCGGAAAGCGATACGCTTCTCCAGCTGGTTTGCAATGTTCTCAGCTACCAGCTGAGCGTTGGTGTCCGGGTTCTTGATCTCGATAATGTTGAGAGATACCGGCTTGCCCAGCATCTTCTCCATCTCCTTGCGGAGCTTCTCGATATCCTCGCCGCCCTTGCCGATAACGATACCCGGGCGAGCGCAGGAAATGAAGATCTTTACTCTGCCGTTG is a window encoding:
- the rpsC gene encoding 30S ribosomal protein S3: MGQKVNPHGIRVGVIKDWDSRWFAKDNEFGDLLVEDYNIRKYLKKTLYAAGVPTIEIERSNGRVKIFISCARPGIVIGKGGEDIEKLRKEMEKMLGKPVSLNIIEIKNPDTNAQLVAENIANQLEKRIAFRRAMKQCMGRAMRMGAKGIKIKCGGRLNGAEIARSESYHEGTIPLQTLRADIDYGFAEANTTYGKIGVKVWIYKGEVLQGGPRLNRNIEAPKPAFDRRDRRDRRDRRDRRGGYRRQRQDRQEGGNR
- the rplP gene encoding 50S ribosomal protein L16 produces the protein MLLPKRVKYRRVHRGRMKGKALRGNKVSHGEFGLQATEPCWITSNQIEAARVAMTRYTKRGGQVWIKIFPDKPVSKKPLGSRMGSGKGAPEYWVAVVKPGRVMFEIAGVSEEVAREALRLASHKLPIKTKFVKREEKAGEE